The Pelmatolapia mariae isolate MD_Pm_ZW linkage group LG2, Pm_UMD_F_2, whole genome shotgun sequence sequence gtaaatgttgctgcagagctccttcagtgacagactgctgcatcctagatgcatgaagctGCAgatccttcctccctgcagctgtcagactgtacaatcaaaactgctcccaacaaacacagatgtttacatcagcgctgtaactgTAACTGCACTATTTTATCAAGCGATTCACACTATAACCAGGGTtagcctcttatctgtagttaattttattttatttaataacagtAAAGTACTCAgtttatagtaaccattgtcctcgatgtaaatatgtaaaaattgtgtatgtttctgttctgtgtcttgtttgtttgtatatgtgtctttcttgctgctgttacacccaaatttccccttgtgggacaattaaaggattcttctattctattctgtccTATTCTATTCTTGACCAGGtaacaaaaactcaaagtgtCCTTCAGGGtcttttgttttcagatttaGGAGAACCTTGAATCAGAACTAGTAGTATGTTGAAAATGTCAGCAAACCTAGATTTGTCTCTACTTTTGGTCTCTACTGTAGAAACCTGTGCATTGTCTTAACCAGCTCTGCGTGCTGGAGCTTCTCCCAGCTGTCTTTATGTGTGAGAGGTGGGGTTTAGAAGCATTCAGAAGTTCTTTGTTGATGTCatcctgtgacctctgacctcagtgacTCTGGTGGTGCCATGGACCGAGGTGACGCAGCTGGAGAAGAACGCCACCCTGCTGTTTCCAGAGAGTGTCCGTGTGAGCACTCGCGACACCGAACATTTCTTCTCAATGTTTCTCAACATCAACGACACCTTCAAGTTGATGGAGCAGCTCGCTAACATTGCCATGCGCCAGCTGCTCGACAACGAGGCATTTGCCGCCGACCTGTCGCTGCCCAAACCCAGCAAAACGTTGAAGAACGTCTCTGCGCTGAAGAGGTGTCCCTCTGTTTGCACCAGACGGGTTTCTTTTCCTTAAGTCTGTTTTCAGCACACTCTTGGTTACCATCAACATCTGTTTCTCGTCTGCAGGGATCTGGATGCCCGGGCGAAGAACGAGCGATACCGGGCGATGTTTCGGCTGACGCAGGAGGAGCGGCTCGACGGACACACGGACTGCACCCTGTGGACGCCGTTCGCAAAGATGCACGTTGTCGGACAGCTCTTCATCTCCAACAACTACATCTGCTTCAGCAGCAAAGAGGAAGACCTGTGTCAGCTCATCATACCCCTCCGAGAGGTGAGCTGGGTCAGCTGGTGCTGCAGGAAGTAGATGAGctggggtcagaggtcacatgatgGCTACAACATCACATATTACAGAGTGTTGCAGATGAACACAAATACTTTCATACTGTGGTCATTTTACCCATCGTCCTCTGCAGGTCTCCATTGTGGAGAAGGCGGACAGCAGCAGTGTCCTGCCCTGCCCTGTCTCCATCAGCACCAAGAACAAGATGAACTTCCTGTTTGCCAACCTCAAAGACAGGGACTTCCTGGTCCAACGTATTTCTGACTTCCTGCAGCGAACGCCGGACAGCTCGTGGGGCGACACCAACCCGCTGTCTCAGATTAGTCACTTGGTATGTCCATCACAGCTCGTACCGTGGTTCAGCTGCTTTCACAGAGTCCTCATGGTTTTTGTTCTTGTCCTCAGGCGTCCTCCTCCGTACCCCCATCTTCTTCTCCAGGTTCTGAGTCCGTTCAGAAGGCACGCCATTACCACCCTGGCCTACCCACAGCCATCCAGGGTCTCCTGCAGCTCTACCACCGAGACGACCCAGAGGACCTGGGACCCAAAGCCGTGAGTACAGATCCGCTCAGTACTCAGCAGTACTGTCTAGGCAGTCCTGGTACTGACCTCATTTCCTCCCTCCTGCAGATGAGGGAGAAGATGAAGGAGGAGTCATGGAACATCCATTTCTTAGAGTTTGGTCGAGGCGTCTGCATGTACCGGACTTCCAGAACCAGAGAACTGGTCCTCAATGGGATACCAGAGCGCCTGAGAGGGGAGCTGTGGCTGCTGTTCTCTGGTTCGTGTTCACTCATCATCCATCCATGAATTTCTGTTTATGCTCATTTTCGCATACTCATCTGTCCTCTCGTCCATCCAGGAGCACAAAACGAGATGGCGACCCACCCTGGTTACTATGGTGAACTGGTGGAACAGGCCATGGGGCTATGCTCATTAGCTACTGAGGAGATTGAGCGCGACCTTCACCGCTCGATGCCTGAACACCGAGCCTTCCAGAATGAGATGGGCATTGCCGCCCTGCGCCGCGTCCTCACCGCATACGCCCACCGCAACCCGGGCATCGGATATTGCCAGGTACTCCCATAAagcaaaatgaaacagaagcGTCGTGTTTCCCCATCAAGCTCAGCCGGGTGACTGAAACGACCCCCTGACACAGCTGATGAAGTCTGCACTAACATGATGTTTAAGAATGTGTAAGGCGTCCTGAGGTGGTGTCGGTTTGTTGTTTCTGACCATCTGTCTCCTCCACCAGGCAATGAACATCGTCACCTCTGTCCTGCTGCTCTACTGCACCGAGGAAGAGGCCTTCTGGCTGCTGGTGGCGCTGTGTGAGCGTATGCTGCCCGACTACTACAACACCCGAGTCGTAGGTCAGTAGGAGGCAGGGTCTCAGCACCAGAGTAGATCCATCCTCTGGTGGAGACGGGGGTCTGAGGAGTCCTCCGTAGGCTTGGGGTTAGTGACGTGGTTTCTGTATGTCCTGCAGGAGCGCTGGTGGATCAGGGGGTGTTTGAGGAGCTGACCCGGTCCTTCCTCCCCCTGCTCTATGAACACATGCAGGAGCTGGGGGTCATCTCCACCATCAGCCTGTCCTGGTTCCTCACCCTCTTCCTGTCTGTCATGCCCTTCGACAGCGCTGTCCTGTTGGTCGACTGCTTCTTCTATGAGGGCATCAAGGTCATCTTTCAGGTAGGTGTGCTGCTGGACCCAGGGACACCCACAGATCCATTATTTTGGATGTTGAATGAGATCGTGCTATTGCTGAATGACTTCCAGTCTCTAAATGTACCCGCAGGTGGCGCTGGCTGTCCTCCATGACAACATGGATGCCCTGCTCTCCTGTAGCGACGAGGGAGAGGCCATGACCATCCTGGGCAGGTACGAGTCCAGAGCCAGAATCGGCTCACTCCGAACTGTTCTGTGTATACCTGAGGAATAAATCCAACTTGTGTTGCAGGTACCTGGATAATGTGGTCAATAAACAGACGGTGGCTCCGCCCATCCCTCACCCGCACGCCCTGCTGACAAGTGGAGACGAGCCGCCGCCCGAAATCGACGTCTTTGACCTCATAAAGTCATCTTACGAGGTGATGCcggagtggtggtggtggtggtggtggtggggggggggggggggggtcactaAGCTTTCTCACTGGGATAAATCCAGACGGATGACGTGAAGGTCACAACCTAGAAAAACAAACTACTTTATGTAGACAGCCAATAAAACGATCAGAGCTCTACGTTGTGACTGATGTTGGAAACGTAAATGTTTTCTAACATTTAATGAATTATTCTGCCTTAAGAACACGCCGCGAGCTGCCTTTGAGTTGCACGTTAGGTCTTCAGCTGCAGGAGGCAGGGCCACAAACCATAAACCCCACAGAGCCAAACACACACGGAGTACAAGAGGAACGAATCAGCGGCTAACACATCAGGACGGTTAGCCCCGTGGGGTCCACCTCACACTAAAGCTTTGGTGCTGCTCCAGCGAAGCGATTCTCATGGACTTTTTCATTCCAagagtacaaataaaatattcaccGTTAACTTAACTGGCTGAAAGTCAGCTGTCACATTAAGGGCTGTGGTTGTGACCTTTcaatatgaagcaccttgaggccactgttgttgtgatttggcactgtgtGAAAAAACCTGAATCGAAAATAGAGTTGAATAGATGACGGTCTGCACCTAGACAGAGACCCTCAAACACCACTGTTGGGTTTTTGTACTGAACATGAACTGTTGTTGGGCTTAATGCACCCAGAGTGGACTGTAAAGCTCTGTGGGTGGTCTAACAGTCCACACTACCTGCTGAGAGCGGTCTTTCTCGTTCCCCACACGAGCTGATGGATCTTCCTCGGCTGGTTGATGAGCAGGTTTGGTGATGCAGGAAAGATGTTTGTGATGAAAGGCGTCCCCTTCTCTCTGAGGTAACTgcagcttcttcttctctgtgcaGAAGTTTGGCAGTCTGCGCTCTGATGTCATTGAGCAGATGAGGTTCAGgcagaggttaaaggtcatcCAGTCCCTGGAGGACACTGCCAAGAGAAGTGTGGTGGGTGTTTTCACGAGCTTATACAGCGCGTTAATGAAGACATTGAGctcacaggtgtgtgtgtgtgtgtgtgtgtgtgtgtgtgtgcgtgcaggtGAGAGCGATGATGACTGAGTCAGCCTTCAGTATTGAAGAGCTGGAGGAGCTCTACTGTCTGTTCAAGGTGAGTTCATGTTTGTCACATGGTTCCTGTGCTGACCTGGTGTTCAGGTGTGACATaaaccaaaaacattttttcaccGATTCTGTTAGAAAGTGTTTCAGCAAACAGGACGAAACCTCCTCATGGTCCTGCAGGCTGATCCAGAGCTGCTCAGCCTTTTACCCTCTACTCTTTCTGCTCCTGGGTGCTCTGAGTTTGCTCTGTGAGGCAGCGAGCCTTCTCGGAGGGTCTTCCTCACTTGCTGTATGCTGCGATGAAGGAAAGCTCCCCTTTTGATGTTCTTGTTTCTGCTTCTGGACCAAAGTGTTGATGTGTCCTTTCCCGATGTTCTCATTGTTCCCGTCTAACAGTAGCTTCCATCACGTCTGATCACTTATGAGATGTGAGATAAGAGATGATGGTGTAACCCGCGCCTGTTTATCAGACAGGAAGTGACCTTGTTTTTGTGTGACCCTGCAAGAGTCAGAacttcattttttcctttttcacgtGCTCTACCTGTATGTTCAAGCATGTCACTGCCTCTAACCCCGCCTCCTTTTTTGTCCATCCCGCCGATCCAGTCCAAACACATGACCAGCTGTTACTGGGGTTCCAGCAGCTCTGCCGCTGAGCGTCACGATCCCAGCCTGCCGTACTTGGAGCAGTACCGCATCGACCCGCTTCAGTTTCGTCAGCTCTTCGTCTCGCTCGCTCCCTGGGTCTGCGGAGGCCACAACCCAACGCTGTCGGCCCGCCTCTTCAGGCTGCTGGACCAGAACCAGGATGGGCTAGTCAACTTTAAAGAGTTCATCACCGGACTGAGTGAGCCCAGATTACAGCCTCTGATTGCATATCCAGATCATAGATTAGTGATCTAAATGACAGATTACAGATCTAGATTAGCACTTCAGAAAATAGATTACAGATCGACAATCCAAAGTACATATTATATCTTACAGGTCAAGATTAGAGCTTCAGGTTGCAGAGCTCCACAGGTCTTAGTGTATGTTTGTTTTGCAGGTGGGATGTATCACGGGGACATGACGGAAAAACTGAAGCTACTGTACAAGCTCCACCTACCTCCAGGTAACACAGCTCACCTGTACAGGTGAGTGTAACCCTGAATCATGAGATCAGCTCTTCCTTATTCTGCACTGATCCGGTTTTGGTCCTGATGAATTCTGTAACCCGCTGGCCGTGACGTCAGAGGTTCCAGCCTTTACACTGCCAGATTTTGGGGCCAAACCCAGCGTGGTGGACCAGGTGTGAATGGGGTCGAAGTCGGGTTTTGGGTGTCAGGATCGGGTTTTGGGTCTCTGTGGGGTCTCCTGGTTTTGAAGGCTGGTAAATGGAGAGCTGGTGAGAACTGAATGGATCAAAGACTGAACCACAGGTGGAGAACCTGCGACTCACCTGCTGCTTGTTTGTTGTAGCTCTGTGTCCGGAGGAGGCGGAGTCTGCTCTAGAGGCCACGCAGTTCTTCACCGAGGAGGAACCTCGAGGtgaacgcacacacacgcacacacacacacacacacacacacacacactccttgaTCCTGGATCTGTtgtcacttcctgttaaaatggagttcTTCCTCCCTGCTGCTCAGAGAGGATCCTGTGGTTGTCGGTAATCGCTGAGTCTGCGTGAAGCTTAACTCAAACTGATCAATCTGCAtgaacaaaccttggattaacACACCTGAACATTTCACTCTGCTTctccttcctcttttccttcttcctcttcctgtgaTGTTTCCTTCCAGAAGCTTCCTTCTTCTCTGATCAGAATGCATTGCGGCAGCAGGAAGTGACACCAGGTTTGTGTCTGCTTGGTTTGAGGGTTAGGGACGTTGCTCTGCTGCCAAGTTATTCTAATGTTTTTCTCGTGTTTTTGTGATGATGATCATAACATTAGCAAATAATTTGAAAATTTCTGGCTAAGCTATCAGGTGAATTCCCCAGCGTTAGCTAAACTTAGAAGACCGTCAGCTCAGGATTGAATTTAACCTGGAAAATGAGGTTGTGGTGACCTCATCCATCTTTAGACCGTCTGTTCCATTCTCACATTTAACCCCAAAGTTTGAtaatgaggatgatgatgatctcTATCTGAACAGGTGAGGAGCCAAAAGATGGAGACAGTGAGGAGAAAAAAGGTAATTTGAGCTCCGTGACTCGAGTCTTTAAGGAGGAGGAATCACTCTGAGGCTTGACCCAATCATTTGACCCCTGACCTTTGGTCTGTTTTAGAGGTGAAGGACTACAGGTACTACCTGAGGATGTGGGCCAAGGAGAAGGAGACCAAGAGAGAGACCATCAAAGACCTGCCGAGGATGAACCAGGTGAGCCTGTGAGGTGTCACACCGTTTTTTACAGACACAAGTGTGACACGCAGGTAGCAAGGATGGTTCAAACCAGGAATCTAAGGGGGTGTTACAGGCAGCATGcacctggacaggtcgccacaGAGAGACtgattaattttaataaaattaataagtGTTTTATTTCTTAGTCCTCGTGGGGAGAGGAAGCCACAAACAAGCATACCTGTAAAATATCCTGTACACCTGTGTGTctgttattgtatatattaatgtgtgtgtgtgtgtgtgtgtgtgtgtgtgtgtgtgtgtgtgcgcgcgcaggAGCAGTTCATTGAGTTGTGTAAAACTCTGTACAACATGTTCAGCGAGGAGGCTCTTGAGCAGCAGCTCTATCACGCCATCGCCACGGTTGCCAGTTTGCTGCTGCGCATCGGCGAAGTGGGCAAGAAGTTCAACAACGGCACCAAGAAGCGCGAGACCACGCCACAGACCTCGCTCTCTGCTCAGACCCCGCCCCACAGCCCtcagggggaggaggaggggcccGGTCACGGGGCGTCTGGTGAGTCCGAGGTGTGCCGAGCTTTGGCCGACGCCCAGCTGGAGGTGGTGGCGGCTCAGATGTCCGACGAGGAAACAAAAGATGATGCGTCGGTGTCTTCGTATTCGGTGGTGAGTGCCGGCTCGCTGCAGTGCGAGGATATCGCTGAGGACACGGTGCTGATCAGGGGCGGCGAGCAGAGGCAGGGTAGCGTGCTGGATACGGATTGGTCGATCACCTTTGAGCAGGTGTTGGCTTCGATGCTGACAGAGCCGCCGCTTGTCGACTACTTTGAAAGGAAGAGGAACATCCAGGTCAAAATGGCCGCCTGCAAGGCTCAGCGGGCAGTGGAGCGCCAAATTAGCTCCGCCTCCGACCATGAACTTACGCAGCATTCTACCTGAGCACCTCCCTCACCTGTCCATGTGCACCATACAGGTAACTGATGTAATCAGCTAAGTGGATCATGTGACTGGAGCCTCTCTGATGTTACAGTGACTCTGATTGGCTGGCAGGTCCTGCAGATTAAACTTCCTGTTTCAGTGTCCATGTGTTTCAGATCTTATCGATTAGAGACAATCTGATCAATCAATAAGCGCATTGATCTGTTAAAGGTCTGCATTTCCTTTAgatgtttcacaataaaagcctttaTATTGTGACTGAGGTGTTTTACTGTGAAGGAGCTGGAGGAAGTGTCCCACACCGCTGTATAgattcatctttattcatcttttgaATTATTCATTGATCAGCTCCTGTGTCTCTGCAGGACCAATCAgtgaacaggaaacagaaacagaTAAATGCTTGGTGAGCTCACCTGTAGAAGACTCAAACACGTGTGAGTTGCATcagacttttattgtgaaataaaGATTTATAATCAGTACTAATGGTTTATAATCAATAACGATAAAGACGCCATATTTCACCAGGTGTGTTTACACCTGGACTCTTACTTTGAAGCCTTGTTTGTTCTCCCCACTGCCTGTGTGATGACATCACTCtgttggtgatgatgtcatcgtgtttttatgtgtttgacCTGATTTTAAACTCACTGTGTTGATCTGTTATTCATCTGTTGTTCTAATAAATACTGGAGGAAGTTCTTACGCTGCCGTGTCATCTTTGAGAAATATGTCATCTTTTAaagccgcccctccctgagcctggttctgttggaggtttcttcctgttaaaagggagtttttccttcccactgtcgccaaaatgcttgctcatagggggtcatatgattgttgggtttttctctgtacctatgaagcgccttgaggtgacttttgttgtgatttggcgctatataaataaaattgaattgaattaaagggTCGGTGCAACATATGACAGgctcaaaggtcagaggtcgtCTCGTGCTTCATCGTCTTACTTCAGGTTTATAAGATTCTTATTAATGACACAGTAACACTTTCAGAAAAGACGTTTAAAGTAGATTACTTTTGATAAACTGGTGAGCAGGTGTTTGTAGGttcatgtgacctctgacctcagcaCTAATGCAGGAAGTGACACACTTTTTCAGAGCACGGGAAAATCGTTACCTGCAGTTTTGCTGATAATCTGCTGAGCCAAACTTCACCTGATAAAGTAAAACGAGATGTCAGACTCACCTGTGCACCAGGTAAGGTCACACGCTGATATTTTGTTCTACTAGACTCATCCTGGAGCGTGATTGGATGGATTCAGCTCTCAGTCGAAGGCATGCGATATTGCTGCTAATGTCACTCTAGGATCCTTGGCTTGGAAAACCctgttttaaacaaatattctctttttttcatttattttgtttccttAATCTGCTGATTTCTGGTTTGGTGTTCCTGTTCCAATTCCCTTAATTACTCATTTCGTGTTCTGTAGGCCTCTACAGAGGCTGAGCCTGTCTgtggtttcttcctcttaaaaagaCGTTTTTCCCATGATCAGTAGTCTTACAGTCTAAAGGactttgaggtgactgctgttgtgatttgatgctgtataaattaaatttaaagggTCCACTATAAAACCTGTGTATATTATTGAGATTTTTCCTAGACACTACATTAAGTCCTCAAACTAACAAGGCTGCTTTTGGGGACGGCATCGTCATGTGTCCCAGTTAAATGAATGTTTTCAAATGTGAGGCGCAGacgtatgggctcaaaatgtggtcataaatattttgtacttgtaaatcaggatttgtatgtgtaaaaaagatttgtatgtgtaaaaaagatttgtgtgtgcgtaaaaaagatttgtgtgtgtgtaaaaaagatttgtgtgtgcgtaaaaaagatttgtgtgtggacttagccaaaaaccccctgcaagttacacgtacgaattttgaccctatttttcttcctttcatctgattggtcaatgtcatgtcaatcacaaatgtaataatccaatcagagaacagatgggtttggctgtcggaggggcacttttttgaactgcaggtctttgaagggtgatacagtttgaagctggaggatctctatataaatatccgatagcagctaggtcgctaactttcagcagctgttgaaaggataaagttgtggtatgtcagtggttagaaataccatcattactttaggattagtttaacacaaagtcagggctgacccgggaccattgctgtgagtcacagtgcgcagcataaaggtcctttcacatcgaacgcagcatgtgctgctaatgctaactgctaactaaaagcaaaggatccagaatttgttgcgctggctgctgggctctgtgggtttttgcagcagctctacctgtactagatgcacctgctccttgtcgtttctatctctgactttatgtcctctacaagagtttcgtttctttt is a genomic window containing:
- the LOC134646381 gene encoding TBC1 domain family member 9B isoform X2, which codes for MWIHPEEVLLAGALWVSERANPFFVLQRRRGHGRGGGLSGLLVGTLDVVLDSSARVAPYRILLQTADSQIYWNIACGSSRKEITEHWDWLEANLLQTISIFDNDEDITTFVKGKISGIIAEENRLKPGEEHEEDSGKFREAELKMRKLFGMPEEEKLVNYYSCSYWKGRVPRQGWLYLSVNHLCFYSFLLGKEVTLVVPWTEVTQLEKNATLLFPESVRVSTRDTEHFFSMFLNINDTFKLMEQLANIAMRQLLDNEAFAADLSLPKPSKTLKNVSALKRDLDARAKNERYRAMFRLTQEERLDGHTDCTLWTPFAKMHVVGQLFISNNYICFSSKEEDLCQLIIPLREVSIVEKADSSSVLPCPVSISTKNKMNFLFANLKDRDFLVQRISDFLQRTPDSSWGDTNPLSQISHLASSSVPPSSSPGSESVQKARHYHPGLPTAIQGLLQLYHRDDPEDLGPKAMREKMKEESWNIHFLEFGRGVCMYRTSRTRELVLNGIPERLRGELWLLFSGAQNEMATHPGYYGELVEQAMGLCSLATEEIERDLHRSMPEHRAFQNEMGIAALRRVLTAYAHRNPGIGYCQAMNIVTSVLLLYCTEEEAFWLLVALCERMLPDYYNTRVVGALVDQGVFEELTRSFLPLLYEHMQELGVISTISLSWFLTLFLSVMPFDSAVLLVDCFFYEGIKVIFQVALAVLHDNMDALLSCSDEGEAMTILGRYLDNVVNKQTVAPPIPHPHALLTSGDEPPPEIDVFDLIKSSYEKFGSLRSDVIEQMRFRQRLKVIQSLEDTAKRSVVRAMMTESAFSIEELEELYCLFKSKHMTSCYWGSSSSAAERHDPSLPYLEQYRIDPLQFRQLFVSLAPWVCGGHNPTLSARLFRLLDQNQDGLVNFKEFITGLSGMYHGDMTEKLKLLYKLHLPPALCPEEAESALEATQFFTEEEPRASFFSDQNALRQQEVTPGEEPKDGDSEEKKEVKDYRYYLRMWAKEKETKRETIKDLPRMNQEQFIELCKTLYNMFSEEALEQQLYHAIATVASLLLRIGEVGKKFNNGTKKRETTPQTSLSAQTPPHSPQGEEEGPGHGASGESEVCRALADAQLEVVAAQMSDEETKDDASVSSYSVVSAGSLQCEDIAEDTVLIRGGEQRQGSVLDTDWSITFEQVLASMLTEPPLVDYFERKRNIQVKMAACKAQRAVERQISSASDHELTQHST
- the LOC134646381 gene encoding TBC1 domain family member 9B isoform X3, producing MWIHPEEVLLAGALWVSERANPFFVLQRRRGHGRGGGLSGLLVGTLDVVLDSSARVAPYRILLQTADSQIYWNIACGSSRKEITEHWDWLEANLLQTISIFDNDEDITTFVKGKISGIIAEENRLKPGEEHEEDSGKFREAELKMRKLFGMPEEEKLVNYYSCSYWKGRVPRQGWLYLSVNHLCFYSFLLGKEVTLVVPWTEVTQLEKNATLLFPESVRVSTRDTEHFFSMFLNINDTFKLMEQLANIAMRQLLDNEAFAADLSLPKPSKTLKNVSALKRDLDARAKNERYRAMFRLTQEERLDGHTDCTLWTPFAKMHVVGQLFISNNYICFSSKEEDLCQLIIPLREVSIVEKADSSSVLPCPVSISTKNKMNFLFANLKDRDFLVQRISDFLQRTPDSSWGDTNPLSQISHLASSSVPPSSSPGSESVQKARHYHPGLPTAIQGLLQLYHRDDPEDLGPKAMREKMKEESWNIHFLEFGRGVCMYRTSRTRELVLNGIPERLRGELWLLFSGAQNEMATHPGYYGELVEQAMGLCSLATEEIERDLHRSMPEHRAFQNEMGIAALRRVLTAYAHRNPGIGYCQAMNIVTSVLLLYCTEEEAFWLLVALCERMLPDYYNTRVVGALVDQGVFEELTRSFLPLLYEHMQELGVISTISLSWFLTLFLSVMPFDSAVLLVDCFFYEGIKVIFQVALAVLHDNMDALLSCSDEGEAMTILGRYLDNVVNKQTVAPPIPHPHALLTSGDEPPPEIDVFDLIKSSYEKFGSLRSDVIEQMRFRQRLKVIQSLEDTAKRSVVRAMMTESAFSIEELEELYCLFKSKHMTSCYWGSSSSAAERHDPSLPYLEQYRIDPLQFRQLFVSLAPWVCGGHNPTLSARLFRLLDQNQDGLVNFKEFITGLSGMYHGDMTEKLKLLYKLHLPPALCPEEAESALEATQFFTEEEPRGEEPKDGDSEEKKEVKDYRYYLRMWAKEKETKRETIKDLPRMNQEQFIELCKTLYNMFSEEALEQQLYHAIATVASLLLRIGEVGKKFNNGTKKRETTPQTSLSAQTPPHSPQGEEEGPGHGASGESEVCRALADAQLEVVAAQMSDEETKDDASVSSYSVVSAGSLQCEDIAEDTVLIRGGEQRQGSVLDTDWSITFEQVLASMLTEPPLVDYFERKRNIQVKMAACKAQRAVERQISSASDHELTQHST
- the LOC134646381 gene encoding TBC1 domain family member 9B isoform X4 — its product is MWIHPEEVLLAGALWVSERANPFFVLQRRRGHGRGGGLSGLLVGTLDVVLDSSARVAPYRILLQTADSQIYWNIACGSSRKEITEHWDWLEANLLQTISIFDNDEDITTFVKGKISGIIAEENRLKPGEEHEEDSGKFREAELKMRKLFGMPEEEKLVNYYSCSYWKGRVPRQGWLYLSVNHLCFYSFLLGKEVTLVVPWTEVTQLEKNATLLFPESVRVSTRDTEHFFSMFLNINDTFKLMEQLANIAMRQLLDNEAFAADLSLPKPSKTLKNVSALKRDLDARAKNERYRAMFRLTQEERLDGHTDCTLWTPFAKMHVVGQLFISNNYICFSSKEEDLCQLIIPLREVSIVEKADSSSVLPCPVSISTKNKMNFLFANLKDRDFLVQRISDFLQRTPDSSWGDTNPLSQISHLASSSVPPSSSPGSESVQKARHYHPGLPTAIQGLLQLYHRDDPEDLGPKAMREKMKEESWNIHFLEFGRGVCMYRTSRTRELVLNGIPERLRGELWLLFSGAQNEMATHPGYYGELVEQAMGLCSLATEEIERDLHRSMPEHRAFQNEMGIAALRRVLTAYAHRNPGIGYCQAMNIVTSVLLLYCTEEEAFWLLVALCERMLPDYYNTRVVGALVDQGVFEELTRSFLPLLYEHMQELGVISTISLSWFLTLFLSVMPFDSAVLLVDCFFYEGIKVIFQVALAVLHDNMDALLSCSDEGEAMTILGRYLDNVVNKQTVAPPIPHPHALLTSGDEPPPEIDVFDLIKSSYESKHMTSCYWGSSSSAAERHDPSLPYLEQYRIDPLQFRQLFVSLAPWVCGGHNPTLSARLFRLLDQNQDGLVNFKEFITGLSGMYHGDMTEKLKLLYKLHLPPALCPEEAESALEATQFFTEEEPREASFFSDQNALRQQEVTPGEEPKDGDSEEKKEVKDYRYYLRMWAKEKETKRETIKDLPRMNQEQFIELCKTLYNMFSEEALEQQLYHAIATVASLLLRIGEVGKKFNNGTKKRETTPQTSLSAQTPPHSPQGEEEGPGHGASGESEVCRALADAQLEVVAAQMSDEETKDDASVSSYSVVSAGSLQCEDIAEDTVLIRGGEQRQGSVLDTDWSITFEQVLASMLTEPPLVDYFERKRNIQVKMAACKAQRAVERQISSASDHELTQHST
- the LOC134646381 gene encoding TBC1 domain family member 9B isoform X1, whose amino-acid sequence is MWIHPEEVLLAGALWVSERANPFFVLQRRRGHGRGGGLSGLLVGTLDVVLDSSARVAPYRILLQTADSQIYWNIACGSSRKEITEHWDWLEANLLQTISIFDNDEDITTFVKGKISGIIAEENRLKPGEEHEEDSGKFREAELKMRKLFGMPEEEKLVNYYSCSYWKGRVPRQGWLYLSVNHLCFYSFLLGKEVTLVVPWTEVTQLEKNATLLFPESVRVSTRDTEHFFSMFLNINDTFKLMEQLANIAMRQLLDNEAFAADLSLPKPSKTLKNVSALKRDLDARAKNERYRAMFRLTQEERLDGHTDCTLWTPFAKMHVVGQLFISNNYICFSSKEEDLCQLIIPLREVSIVEKADSSSVLPCPVSISTKNKMNFLFANLKDRDFLVQRISDFLQRTPDSSWGDTNPLSQISHLASSSVPPSSSPGSESVQKARHYHPGLPTAIQGLLQLYHRDDPEDLGPKAMREKMKEESWNIHFLEFGRGVCMYRTSRTRELVLNGIPERLRGELWLLFSGAQNEMATHPGYYGELVEQAMGLCSLATEEIERDLHRSMPEHRAFQNEMGIAALRRVLTAYAHRNPGIGYCQAMNIVTSVLLLYCTEEEAFWLLVALCERMLPDYYNTRVVGALVDQGVFEELTRSFLPLLYEHMQELGVISTISLSWFLTLFLSVMPFDSAVLLVDCFFYEGIKVIFQVALAVLHDNMDALLSCSDEGEAMTILGRYLDNVVNKQTVAPPIPHPHALLTSGDEPPPEIDVFDLIKSSYEKFGSLRSDVIEQMRFRQRLKVIQSLEDTAKRSVVRAMMTESAFSIEELEELYCLFKSKHMTSCYWGSSSSAAERHDPSLPYLEQYRIDPLQFRQLFVSLAPWVCGGHNPTLSARLFRLLDQNQDGLVNFKEFITGLSGMYHGDMTEKLKLLYKLHLPPALCPEEAESALEATQFFTEEEPREASFFSDQNALRQQEVTPGEEPKDGDSEEKKEVKDYRYYLRMWAKEKETKRETIKDLPRMNQEQFIELCKTLYNMFSEEALEQQLYHAIATVASLLLRIGEVGKKFNNGTKKRETTPQTSLSAQTPPHSPQGEEEGPGHGASGESEVCRALADAQLEVVAAQMSDEETKDDASVSSYSVVSAGSLQCEDIAEDTVLIRGGEQRQGSVLDTDWSITFEQVLASMLTEPPLVDYFERKRNIQVKMAACKAQRAVERQISSASDHELTQHST